A genomic window from Nevskiales bacterium includes:
- a CDS encoding XRE family transcriptional regulator, whose product MTPEDALDKPSHRTPAPAEAGSPYTLEQHIGRFLHRQRLAQGLTIAEVAGLAGISRGMLSKIENGQVSTSLETLHRLTSVLGVTLSQLFKNFDVPEGGAQHVKSGQGLEVVRRGTKRGHTYHLLAYDMGPRKSMEPFLVTIDDAGEVFPDFVHAGIEFIYVLEGRLEYRHGRHTYLLEPGDSLTFPGEIPHGPERLIEVPIRLLAVMNYGPENS is encoded by the coding sequence ATGACACCGGAAGACGCTTTGGACAAACCGTCGCACCGCACCCCCGCTCCTGCCGAGGCAGGCTCCCCCTATACGCTGGAGCAGCACATCGGGCGCTTCCTGCATCGCCAGCGGCTGGCCCAGGGGCTGACCATCGCCGAGGTCGCCGGCCTGGCCGGGATCAGCCGCGGCATGCTCAGCAAGATCGAGAACGGCCAGGTCTCGACCAGCCTCGAGACCTTGCACCGCCTGACCTCGGTGCTGGGCGTAACGCTGTCGCAGCTGTTCAAGAACTTCGACGTCCCCGAGGGTGGCGCCCAGCACGTCAAGAGCGGTCAGGGGCTGGAGGTGGTGCGCCGCGGCACCAAGCGCGGCCATACCTACCACCTGCTCGCCTACGACATGGGGCCGCGCAAGTCGATGGAACCTTTCCTGGTGACCATAGATGACGCCGGCGAAGTGTTCCCGGACTTCGTCCATGCCGGCATCGAGTTCATCTACGTGCTCGAGGGCCGCCTCGAATACCGCCACGGCCGCCACACCTATTTGCTCGAGCCGGGCGACTCGCTGACCTTTCCCGGGGAGATCCCGCACGGTCCCGAGCGCCTGATCGAGGTGCCGATCCGGCTATTGGCGGTGATGAACTACGGGCCGGAGAATTCTTGA
- a CDS encoding FMN-binding glutamate synthase family protein, with product MSKPLYLENNATFGSNTLHYIHRAAEVGLYDIRGLGAKRRVPNFDDLTFLTASVSRYPLEGYREKCETRTVLGTRYAKKPLVLDIPITIAGMSFGALSANVKEALGRAATQLGTTTTTGDGGMTPEERQSSKTLVYQCLPSRYGFNPDDVRKADAIEVVVGQGAKPGGGGMLLGQKINARVAHMRCLPQGIDQRSASRHPDWTGPDDLAIKIAELREITDWEKPIYVKIGATRVKNDVKLAVAAGADVVVVDGMQGGTAATQQVFIEHAGIPTLAALRQAVEALEEIDMLGTVQLIISGGIRSGADVAKALAMGADAVAIGQGVMMALGCNRPDYFQNGAHHSALADYEKLGTAVGHCHHCHTGRCPVGVTTQDPVLEQRLEPAEGARRVKNYLQTLKMELTTLARACGKSDVHHLEREDLVALTIEAAAMAKVPLAGTDWIPGLQRY from the coding sequence ATGAGCAAGCCGCTCTATCTGGAGAACAACGCCACCTTCGGCAGCAATACGCTGCACTACATCCACCGCGCGGCGGAAGTGGGCCTGTACGACATCCGCGGGCTCGGCGCCAAGCGCAGGGTACCGAACTTCGACGACCTCACCTTTCTCACCGCCTCGGTATCGCGCTATCCGCTCGAGGGCTACCGCGAGAAGTGCGAGACCCGCACCGTGCTCGGCACGCGCTACGCCAAGAAGCCGCTGGTGCTCGACATCCCGATCACCATCGCCGGCATGAGCTTCGGTGCGCTGTCGGCCAACGTCAAGGAAGCGCTCGGCCGCGCGGCGACGCAACTGGGCACCACCACCACCACCGGCGACGGTGGCATGACTCCCGAGGAGCGGCAGTCGTCAAAAACCCTGGTCTACCAGTGCCTGCCTTCGCGCTACGGCTTCAACCCCGATGATGTGCGCAAGGCCGACGCCATCGAGGTGGTCGTCGGCCAGGGCGCCAAGCCGGGCGGCGGCGGTATGCTGCTCGGGCAGAAGATCAATGCCCGCGTCGCACACATGCGCTGTCTGCCGCAGGGCATCGACCAGCGCTCGGCCAGCCGCCACCCCGACTGGACTGGCCCCGACGATCTGGCGATCAAGATCGCCGAGCTGCGCGAGATCACCGACTGGGAGAAGCCGATCTATGTCAAGATCGGCGCCACCCGCGTCAAGAACGACGTCAAGCTCGCGGTCGCCGCCGGCGCCGACGTGGTCGTGGTCGATGGCATGCAGGGCGGCACCGCGGCCACCCAGCAGGTGTTCATCGAGCACGCCGGCATCCCGACGCTCGCCGCGCTGCGCCAGGCGGTCGAGGCGCTCGAAGAGATCGACATGCTCGGCACGGTGCAACTGATCATCTCCGGCGGCATTCGCAGCGGTGCCGATGTGGCCAAGGCGCTGGCGATGGGCGCCGATGCGGTGGCGATCGGCCAGGGCGTGATGATGGCGCTCGGCTGCAACCGGCCCGACTACTTCCAGAACGGCGCGCACCACTCGGCGCTGGCCGATTACGAGAAGCTCGGCACCGCGGTCGGCCACTGCCATCACTGCCACACCGGGCGCTGCCCGGTCGGTGTGACCACCCAGGACCCGGTGCTGGAGCAGCGCCTGGAGCCGGCCGAGGGGGCACGGCGGGTCAAGAACTATCTGCAGACGCTGAAGATGGAGCTGACCACGCTGGCGCGCGCCTGCGGCAAGTCCGACGTGCATCACCTCGAGCGCGAAGACCTGGTGGCGCTGACCATCGAGGCGGCGGCCATGGCCAAGGTGCCGCTGGCCGGCACTGACTGGATCCCCGGCCTGCAGCGCTACTAA